The sequence GATGACCTCGGCCCCAAGTTCCCCCATGCGGCGGTTGGCGGCCACATCCTCGGCATGGATTCTTTCGGCTTCGGCAAGCGCGGCAGGGCAGGGATCGCCTTCGGCCGCCAGCACCACGCGGCGCATCCGTTCCAGGGCCCAGACCAGGTTGACCGCGGTGGGGCGGGAACGGACTAGGCGTGCGAAATCGGCCTCGATGGCCTGGCGCCAGGTTTGCGGCGCTTCCCGGAAGCGCTGACACGCCGCCAGGACCACCCCGTAGGCGGCGGCGATGCCGATGGCGGGCGCCCCGCGCACCTGCATGGCGGCGATGGCGGCGGCGACCTCGGCGGCGGTGGTGCAGCGGCGGTACTCGCAGCGGTCGGGCAGCAGGCGCTGGTCGAGCACTTCGAGAGCGGTTCCGGTCCAGCGCAGGGGACGGACCCGGTCGTGGGCGGATGGATGCATGTCGCGGCTTTCCGTGCTAAAGTCTGTCGGCTCTGGAACCCGAGGCCCCCTATGGAACCCGTAGATATCCTGATTCAGGCCGGCTGGATTATACCGGTCGTCCCCGCCGGAGAGCTACTGGTGGACGGCGCCGTGGCCGTCGCGGACGGCCGCATCGTCGCGCTGTGCAGCCGGGAGGAAGCCGAACGCCGCTTCCAGGCGGCGGAAACCGTGTCCCTGCCGGACCACGCCCTGATTCCCGGCCTGGTCAACGCCCACACCCACGCCGCCATGACCCTGCTGCGCGGCATCACCGACGACGTGCCGCTGATGGAATGGCTTAACGACCACATCTGGCCGCGGGAGGTGCGCTGGGTCGATGCCGACTTCGTCCGCACCGGCACCCGCCTGGCGGTGGCGGAGATGCTGCGGAGCGGCACCACCTGCTTTGCGGACATGTACTTCTTCCCCGACGCCGCCTGGGAGGTGGTGCGGGAAACCGGCATCCGCGCCGCCCTGGGGCTGATCTTCGTGGACTTCCCCACCCCCTGGGCCCGCTGCCCGGAGGAGTATCTGGAGAAAAACCGGGCGCTGCTGCAGAACTGTCCGGCCGACGACCAGATCCAGTGGCTGCTGGCGCCCCACGCCCCCTATTCGGTCGGCGACGCCACCTTCGAACGCATCGCCGAACTGGCCGATCACGCCAATCTCCGGGTGCACCTCCACCTGCACGAAACCGCGCAGGAAATCCACGAGAGCCTGGACCGTTACGGCGAGCGCCCCCTAGCCCGGCTGGATCGGCTGGAATTGGTGAACGAGTGCCTGCTGGCGGCCCACATGGTCCATCTGACCGAGGAGGAAATCGAAACCGTCGCCGAGCGCGGCGTCCACGTGCTCCACTGCCCCGAATCCAACCTCAAGCTGGCCAGCGGCTTCTGCCCCGTGGCCCGCCTGGCCGACCGCGATGCCGCGCTGGCGCTGGGCACCGACGGGGCGGCGAGCAACAACGACCTCGACCTCATCGGCGAGATGCGCACGGCGGCGCTGCTGGCCAAAGGGGTGGCCGGCGACCCGGAAGCGCTGCCGGCGGCCAGGGTCCTGGAAATGGCCACCCTGGGCGGGGCCGAGGCGCTTCATTTCGACCACTGCATCGGCTCCCTGGAACCCGGCAAGTACGCCGACATCGTCGCCGTCGATCTGGGCCGGCCGGAAACCCAGCCCTGTTACGACCCCATCTCCCAGATCGTCTATGCCGCCACCCGCGAGCAGGTCACCGACGTCTGGGTCGGTGGCCAGCAACTGTTGACCCAACGTCGCCTGACTCGGCTGGACTGGACGGCGCTAAAAGCGGAAATTCGTCCCTGGGAAATTCGTTTGGCTGAACCTTTGGAACAACTGGAATGAACACGAAAAAACAGACTTTCAAGGTATTCGCGGGCATTATATTGAGCCTATCGGCCTTGGCGGCGCAGGCAGACTGGAAAGTGGCGTTAAATATTCTCGGACATCCTATGAAGAAAGCAGGCGAGGCGCTGGAACTCAACTTGGAAACCCAAGGCGATGAAGGGTTGGCGGACATATATCTGGCAGTAAAGAAACTGCCAGACGGTCCCTTCTCGTTCATATCATCCGATTCATCCGCCACACAGTTCACCACCGAGCCACACCCTTATGCCACAGGAATTACCAACAAAAACACAAACCATAGGTTTGAAATACCCAAGCTATCACGCGACATTCCGGCTGGTAAATACGCATTCTACGCCGTAGCCGTGCCAGTCGGCGCCAATGTGTTCAATCAGGATGCTTGGTTAAGCCCGCTCGCAATCAAGGAAATATTTTTTGTAAACAACAACAATACGCTGCCTGTTCCCCCATTGCTGACTGGCACATTGAACGACGCCGGGCAAAAAGTTTTCGAGCTTAATCTCCAACGGGGCCAAAAGAGCTTCCTGCCTGGAACCTCAACCGAAACGTTCGGCATCAACGGGGATTACTTGGGGCCTACAATCCGCCTCTCCAAGGGTGACAAAGCCTTGTTCAAAGTCACCAATCATTTAGGAGAGCGTACGACGATTCACTGGCATGGCGCTCATGTTCCTGCCGCTATGGACGGCGGTCCCCATCAGGTCATAGAAGCCGGTGAGACCTGGCAGCCATCCTTCGAGATCATGCAACCCGCCGCCACACTCTGGTATCACCCCCATTTGCACGGCAAGACAGGCGAGCATGTCTATAAAGGTTTAGCGGGGTTCTTCATTGTCGATGATGAAGTCAGCGATAGTCTGCCCTTGCCAAAAACCTATGGCGTGGACGACATTCCCATCGTGATACAGGATCGAAACATCGATCCCGATGGCACCATGAATTACACAATTAACAACATGGAAAACATGATGGGTTTTCGTGGCGCCTACATCCTGGTCAACGGAGCAGTAACGCCGACCCTGGAAACCAAAGCCCAGATGATTCGTCTGCGGTTGCTCAATGGTTCCAATGCGCGAATTTATAACTTTGGGTTTTCGGACAACCGAACGTTCTACCAGATCGCCACCGATGGCGGTCTGCTGCAAACCCCGGTACCCATGAATCGCCTGCGCCTAGCGCCGGGCGAACGTGCCGAAATCTTGCTCGACTTGAGGCAAGACATCAACAACTACCTGATATTGAAGAGCTACTCCGAGGAAACCACCCCTTCCCTCATGCGAGACAGCATGATGTCTCGAGGCCGCATGATGTCCGATGATCTGGATATGCAGACATTCGATGTCATGTATATTCGCATAGGCGAGATTGGCGATAACGGCGCCTCCCTTCCAAGCCAATTGACTTCCATAGATTGGCTCCAAAGCGCCACCGCCGTCAGAACCCGCACCTTCGTATTGGGCATGGGCATGGGCATGGGCATGGGCAGGAGATTCTCCCAATCAACCGAAAGGCACATGTTCACCATCAACGGTCAATCCTTCGATATGAATCGTATTGACGAAACCGTACGCTTGGGAGATACGGAGATATGGGTGATTCGTAACCAATCCATGGCGCATCCGTTTCATATGCACGACGTCCAATTCCAGATTCTGGATAGGAACGGCGCCCCACCATCCGCCAGTGAAAAGGGGTGGAAAGACACCGTATTGGTCATGCCCAATGAAACCGTGCGTGTTATCGCCCGCTTCGATGATTTCGCAGATCCCGATCATGCCTATATGTATCATTGTCATATCCTTGAACACGAAGATGATGGCATGATGGGGCAATTCATCGTCGTGCCTTGAGCCAAGGCCCGTAACCTACTTTCCTTACAGGAAACTGAAAGACAATGCCCCAGGAAAACGTCCATCCCGAGGAAATCGCCAAGTTCACCAGCAAGGCCGAGCGCTGGTGGGACCCGGAAGGGGAGCTCTGGACCCTGCACCGGGTCAATCCGCTACGAATTCAATTTATCCGCGAAACGGCCGCTATCGAAGACAAGCGCATCGTCGATGTCGGCTGTGGCGGCGGCATCCTCAGCGAGGCCCTGGCCAAGGCGGGGGCCGCCGAAGTCCTCGGCATCGACCTGAGCGCGGAACTGATCGACGTGGCCGAACTGCATGCCTTGGAGCAGGGGGTGGACAACGTGAAGTACGAACGCATCAGCGCCGAGGCGCTGGCCGAACACGAGCCGGAAAGTTTCGATCTGGTCACCTGCATGGAGATGCTCGAACACGTGCCGCGCCCCGCCTCGGTGGTGGCCGCCTGCGCCCGGCTGGCGAAACCCGGCGGCAAGGTGTTCTTCTCCACCCTCAACCGCAACCTCAAGTCCTATCTGCTGGCCATCGTCGGCGCCGAATACGTCCTCGGCATGATCCCCAAGGGCACCCACGAATACGAAAAATTCATCCGCCCCTCGGAACTGGCGGCCTGGGCGCGGGCGGTGGACCTGGAACCGGTGGCGATCCGCGGCATCGAATACAATCCGCTGACCAAGCGTTTCTCCCTCAGCGACGACATCGACGTCAACTACCTGATGGCTTTCGAGAAAGCGCCATGACCCTGCAGTGCATCCTTTTCGACCTCGACGGCACCCTGCTCGACACCCTGCCGGATCTGGCCCTGGCGGTGAACACCGTGCTGGCCGAGGAAGGCCGCCAGCCCCTGGCCGAAGCGGTCATCCGCATGGCGGTTTCCGACGGCGCTCCAGGAATGGTGCGGCTGGCCTTTGGCGAAGACCAGGACAAGGAAGACTTCGCCCGCCGCATGGCCCGGCTGCGGGAAGTCTATCTCGACCACCTGACCGACCGCACCCGCCTGTTCCCCGGCATGGAAACGGTGCTCGAAGACATCGAAGGCCGAGGTCTGAAATGGGGCATCGTCACCAACAAGCGCCGTTACATGACCATTCCCCTGCTGCGAGAACTGGGGCTGCTGGCGCGGACCGACGCCGTGGTCTGCGGCGACGACACCCCCCTGGGCAAACCCAACCCCCAACCCCTGTGGCTGGCCTGCCGGGAAGCCGGCGTGGAGGCGACCCGCTGCGTCTATGTCGGCGATGCCGCCCGCGACATCGAGGCCGGCCGCCGCGCCGGCATGATCACGGTGGCGGTTGGATACGGCTATCTGGCCCCGGAGGACAAACCGGAGCGCTGGGGCGCCGACCACCTGATCGAACACCCGGGCGAAATCCATTCCCTGCTGGAGGGCTGGCTGCCGACGGCCCGCCCGGCCGGAACCGTCAGCGCCGCCTGATGCGAATTCCCATCCCCCTGCCGACGCCGGACACCCTCGCCGGCCGGGTCATTCTGGTCACCGGCGCCGCCGGCGCCCTGGGGCGGGTGGCGGTGGCGGCGTGCCTCAGCGCCGGCGCCGAGGTGATCCTGCTCGACCGCGACGTGCCGGCACTGGAGCGTCTGCGTGACGAAATTTTGACACGTCAACCAGGCGCGGCCTTGGGTCTGTTTCCCTTCGATCTGGCCGGCGCCGGCCCCGAGCACTACCGGGAACTGGCCGCCACCCTGGAGCGCCACGCCCCCTGCCTCGACGGCCTGCTCCACAGCGCCGCCCATCTGGACCATCTGGAGCCCATTGCCTGCCTGCCGCCCGAGCGCTGGTTCCGGAGTCTGCAGGTCAACCTGCACGCGCCTTATCTCCTGGTTCACCATCTCCTGCCGCTGCTGCAGCGCAGCAGTGACGCCAGCGTCGTTTTCACCTCCGATTCCTCCGCCCGCCAGGCGGAAGCCTACTGGGGCGCCTACGGCGTCGGCAAGGTGGCCGTGGAGGCCCTGGCCCGCATCCTGGGACGGGAATGGCAGGTCAACGATCATCTGCGCGCCAACGTCCTGGTGCCGGGTCCGGTGGCAACCCCGATGCGCCACCGCGCCTTCCCGGGAACGGAAAAAGACTTGACCGGTCCACATTCCTTAGCAAAACTGTATGTTTATCTGCTGGGGCCGGAAAGCCGGGACCACAGCGGCCAGGTGTTCACTTTCCAGGACGAGAATCATGTTCTACGGTCAGGGTGAAAGCATCGTCCTCCAGCGTGACGTCGAGGCGGTGCGCGTTCCCGACGGCGAACCCGTCAAACTCCACAAGGACGAAATCGTCACCCTCTATCAGGCGCTCGGCGGCAGTTACACGGTGCTGACCGAGGACGGCACCATGGCGCGCATCAGCGCAGGCGACGCCGACGCCCTCGGCAAGGAACCGCCGGTCATCCCCGATCTCAGGGAGGGCACCGACCCGGAAACCGTCAAGCACAACGTCTGGCAGGTGCTCAAGACCATCTACGACCCGGAAATCCCGGTCAACATCGTCGATCTGGGCCTGGTCTATCACGTCCGTATCACACCCATCGAGGAAGGCAAAAACCGGGTCGAGATCGTCATGACCCTGACCGCCCCCGGCTGCGGCATGGGGCCGGTGATCCAGCAGGACGTGGAAATGGCGGTGAAGAACCTCCCCGGGGTCGAGGAAGTGCAGGTCGAAGTCGTCTTCGATCCCCCCTGGTCGCGAGACATGATGACCGAGGCCGCCAAACTGCAGCTGGGCATGATCTGAAGCGGCAAGCGGCTGCCAGCTTTGGACAGTCAATTTTCCGTCGTTTGCCGCTCTCTGGCGAAAGCCAACTCCAACAGACTGATTTCATTATATAAATTTTTTGGCACGGGTTTCGCTAATCACCCCTTGAACCATTGCGGTACGCAATGGCCCGATACACGAGGGGAGAGCCATGCGACAGGAACGAGCCACCTTGGAGGTCATCCACAACCCGGCCTTCCAGCAAAAGGAACCGATCGCCACACCGGAACAGATCCAGCGCCTGGAACTGAGCGGCATCCTCCAGACCACGCTGGTACTCGACCAGCTGCTGCAGCTGTTCAGCCAAGCGATCCGCCAGTGGGTTCCCCACGACGGCTTCCACTACCGCTATCAGGATCTGGGACTGCAGATCCGCGGCGGCGAGCGGGCGGTCCACAGCTGCCATTACACACTGACCCTGGAGGGCGAGTCGCTGGGGGAACTGACCCTGACGCGGCGCAAGCGCTTCAGCGAAAAGGAGCTGGAAACCTTCGAAACCCTGCTCTGCAGCCTCTTTTATCCGTTGCGCAACGCCCTGCTTTACTATCGGGCGCTGGAATCGGCCCACACCGATCCCCTGACCGGCGTTTACAACCGCACCGCCCTGGACAGCGCCATGCAGCGGGAATGGAAACTGGCCCAGCGCCTGCACACCCCGTTGTCGATCCTGGTGCTCGACATCGACCACTTCAAAGCCATCAACGACACCTACGGCCACCCCGCAGGCGATGCCGCCCTGGTCAAGATCGCCGACTGTCTGCGTCAGGGCGTGCGCGCCAGCGACATCATTTTCCGTTACGGCGGCGAGGAATTCGTCATCCTGCTGAGCAATACCGACACCGAGGGCGCGACCTTGCTGGCCCAGCGCCTGCGGCGCCGCATCCGCGACATGGACTGCAGCGACATCGCCCCCAACCTGCGCATCACCACCAGCATCGGGGTGGCGACCCTCAATCACCCGGAGGAAACCCCCGAGCAGATGCTCAAACGCGCCGACGACGCCCTCTACCGCGCCAAGCGCCAGGGTCGGGACCGGGTGGTGACGGCCTGAGGGCGAAACCGCGTAAAATGGGAGACTCTGTCATCGCAACGAGGAAAACCCCATCATGAGCGGTTACCGTTTCCATCTCCATCACGTCAGCCTGCTGGTGTCCGATACCCGACGGGCGTTGGATTTCTACTGCGGCGTCCTCGGCATGGCGCAGACCGAACGCCCCGATCTGCCGTTTCCCGGCGCCTGGCTGCAGATCGCCGAACACCAGCAGATCCATCTGCTGGAACTGCCCAGCCCCGACCCGGTGGAGGGCCGGCCGGCCCACGGCGGCCGCGACCGCCATTTCGCCCTGGTGGTACCCGACCTGGAAGTCATCCGCCGGGCCCTGGAGGCGGCCGGCTGGCCCTATTCACCGAGCAAATCCGGCCGCCGGGCACTGTTCTGCCGCGATCCAGACGGCAACGCCGTCGAGTTCTTCGAGAAGGGCGTGGTTGCCGGCACCGAAAGGCTGTTCCCGGATCCCTGAAAAAACCCCGGCGTTGTGCCGGGTTTTTTTCAGGCTTTAGCCCCGCATCCGTCGCAGCGCTTCGATGCGCTCCTCGATGGGGGGATGGCTCATGAACAGGCGCGCCAGCCCCCGGCCGATGCCGCCATTGATGCCGAAGGCGGCGAACTCACCCGGCAGATCCCGGGGTTCGGCGTAGCGGCGCAGGGCCTCCAGGGCCGCGATCATCTTGTGGCGGCCCGCCAACCGGGCGCCGCCGGCGTCGGCGCGGAACTCACGCCAGCGCGAGAACCACATGACGATGATGGTCGCCAGAATTCCCAGCGCGATCTGGGCCAGCATCTGGGTGATGTAATAGCCGGGGCCGTAGCCGTAGTAATTGCCTTCTTCGTCGGCGGACTGGAACAGGGTCCTGTCCACGATGTGGCCGATGATGGTGGCGAAGAAATAGACGAAGGTGTTGAGCACCCCCTGGAGCAATGCCAGGGTGACCATGTCGCCGTTGGCCACGTGGCTGACCTCGTGCCCCAGCACCGCCTCGATCTCCTCAGCGTCCATGGTCTCCAGCAGGCCGGTGCTGACCGCCACCAGGGCGTCGTTCCTGTCCATGCCGGTGGCGAAGGCGTTGGGGTCGGGACTGGGGAAGATTCCCACCTCCGGCATGCCGATGCCCGCCTGGCGGGCCAGGCGCTCCACCGTGCTCACCAGCCAGGCCTCGGTGCGGTTCTGGGGCCGGTCGATGACGTAGACCCCCATCGAGGTCTTGGCCATCCACTTGGACAGCGCCAGGGAAACGATGGAGCCGGTCATGCCGATGAGCGCCGACATGATCAACAGGGCGGTCAGGTTCAGATGCACCCCCTGACGATCGAGGAATTCGCCCAACCCGAGCCACTGGAACAGGGCGGTGATCATGACGAGCACCGCCGCGTTGGTCGCCACAAACAACAGGATACGCAGCATGGATGTCACTCCTTTGGAAACGTTGGTTCGAATGGAATGGATGGAGACAATGACCGCAGGATTCAAGCCTTTGTTTCCAAAAAGCTTATCACAATACCCCGTGGTGGTGGACGCCGCCGCCCGTGCAGCCGATAATGATCGCCATCACCCTTTCGGAGGAGGCCGATCCATGTTGCGTCTCACGATTCTGCTCTGGTGCTGGCTGGCTGCCGCCCACGCCTTCACCGATCCGGTCGCCACCCTGCTGAAGCTGCCGCCGGGCTTTCACATCGACCTCTACGCCCGGGACCTGCCCGACGCCCGCTCGCTGGCCCTGGGGGACGACGGCACCGTCTACGTGGGCAGCCGCAAGGCCGGCAAGGTCTACGCGGTGCGTGACGAGGACGGTGACGGCAGGGCCGAGCGCCGCTTCGTCATCGCCACCGGCCTGACCATGCCCAACGGCGTGGCTTTCCGCAACGGGGCGCTCTACGTGGCGGAAGTCTCCCGCATTCTGCGCTTTCCCGGCATCTCCGGCCGCCTTGCCGATCCCCCAAAGCCGGAGGTGGTCTTCGACGGCTTCCCCGGCGATCTCTGGCACGGCTGGAAATACCTGCGTTTCGGCCCCGAAGGCAAGCTCTACACCGGTGTTGGCGCCCCCTGCAACATCTGCAAACCGGCCGACGAGATCTACGCCACCCTGGTGCGCTTGAACCCGGACGGCTCCGGCCTGGAAATCTTCGCCAAAGGGGTCCGCAACAGCGTCGGTTTCGACTGGCACCCTGAGACCGGCTCCCTCTGGTTCACCGACAACGGCCGCGACTGGCTCGGCGACGACCGCCCGCCCGACGAGCTCAACCAGGCGCCCCGGCCCGGGCTTCACTTCGGCTATCCTTACTGCCACGGCGGCGACATCCCCGATCCCCGTTTCGGCCGGGACGTGGACTGCAAGGAATTCGAGCCGCCGGCCTGGCGCTTCCCCGCCCACGTCGCCCCCTTGGGAATCCGCTTCTACACTGGCGCCCGTTTCCCCAGGCGCTACCGGGGGCAGCTGTTCGTCGCCGAACACGGCTCCTGGAACCGCTCGCAGCCGGTCGGCTATCGGGTCGTGTGGCTGGAATTCGACCACGGCCGCCCTGTGGCCGAGCATCCCTTCGTCGAAGGCTGGCTGCGGCCGGACGGCCGGGTGATGGGCCGGCCGGTGGACGTGCTCCAGCTGCCGGACGGTTCGCTGCTGGTCTCCGACGACTTGCGCGGAGTCATCTACCGGATCGACTACCGCCGCTGAGGTTCGGCTGCGATTCATTTCCGATGGACTACAGTTGAAGCAGGATTCAAAAAAGCGATCGCCATGACCCAAGACACCGACACCTCCTGGGAACGCCAAGTTCTGGAACGCCTGGCGAACGAGACCCTCGCCGAACGCCGCCGGGCCCGGCGCTGGAACGTCACCATCCGCCTGCTGTTCCTCGCCTACCTGATCGCCGTCACCCTGAGCCTGATGAAGCCCTGGTCCCAGGAAGGGCTGGCCGGCAACGCGCAGATCACCGCCAAGGTGAAGGTGGAAGGCATCCTGCTGCCCGATGCGCCCGCCAACGCCCAGGCGCTGATCGAAGGGCTGAGACGGGCAGCGAAGGCGCCCAACGCCAAAGGCATCCTGCTGGAGATGAACTCTCCCGGCGGCAGCCCGGTGCAGGCGGCGCTGGTCTACGACGCCATCCGCCGTCTCAAAAAGGAAAAGCCGGATCTGCCGGTAGTGGCGGTGGTGCAGGACATGTGCGCCTCCGGCTGTTATTACATCGCCGCCGCCGCCGACAAGATCTACGTCAGCCCCTACAGCATCGTCGGCTCCATCGGCGTCATCATGAACGGCTTCGGTTTCGTGGAAGCGATGAAGAAGCTCGGTATCGAACGCCGCCTGCTCACCGCCGGAGAGCACAAGGCGCTGCTCGATCCCTTCTCCCCGGTCAAACCGGAGGAAAAGGCCCATGTGCAGGGCCTTCTGAACGAGGTCCATCGTCAGTTCATCGCCGCGGTCAGACAGGGAAGGGGACAGCGTCTCAAGGACACCCCCGAAATCTTCTCCGGACTGATCTGGGTCGGCCATCAGGGCATCGAACTGGGACTGGCCGACGCCATCGGCGACACCTACAGCGTCGCCCGCGAAGTGATCGGCGCGGAAAAGATCGTCGATTTCACCCCGGAGGAGAACGTCTGGGAACGCGTGGCCCGACGTTTCGGCACCTCGCTGGGAATGATGGTGGCCGCAACCGTCGGCGGCGCGAGGCTGGGACCGTGAAGCCGATCCGCATCGCACTGGTGCTGGGGATTGCCCTCATCACTTCCAGGGTGGCAGCAATCACCGTCGAGGAGGCCGCCAAGGCGGTACAGCAAGAGGTCAAGGGCCGCGTTCTCGGCGCCAAAACCGTCACCGAGGACGGACGGAAGATCCACGTCATCCGCATCCTGACCCCGGACGGACGGGTCCGCCATATCCGGGTGGATGCGGCCAGCGGCAGGATACTCAAGGAAACTTCAAAATAAACAGGGGCAAAGCAGTGAGGCGGCGGTGAGCGCAATCCTGGTTCTCTCCATCGGCATCCGTCTCATCGCCTTCTTCATCTCCCTACGGGTCTGGCACCGCATCCGCGACTGGCGTATCGGTTTTCTGGCCCTGATGCTTCTGCTGATGGCCGTGCGCCAGGGGTGGACCCTGATTGAAAGGACCCAGGACTGGCATACCTTACGCTGGCAGGCATGGGAGGAACTGCCAGGACTGGTTGTCAGCGTGATCGCCCTGGCGGCGGTCTTCTGTCTGGAAAGAATGTTCACCGAACTCAGGCGCCGTACCCGCGAAGACCGCCTGTTCAACGACATTCTCAGACACACCTTCGAAGACGCCCGGAATTTTTTCACCCATCTGCTGCAGGCGCTGCTTCACCATGCCGACCTGCCCCTGCAACAAAAGGCCGCCATCTGGTTGAAAAACGAGGAACGGGAACCGTTCCGGTGCATCGCGCAGATCGGAGATCCTCCCCAACCGTCCAGGCCGCTCTTTTCCTGCCCACTGAAACCCAAACCTTGTGCCGACTCCCACGAAATCAAAACCATCGAAATCGACGCAAAAGGAATCGTGCGCCTGTGCTTGAAGGGGGAAAATGGCTGCTGCGGCTGGATAGAACTGTACCTTCACCCCGACAGCCGTCTAAACCCAAGAGACACACGGCTGCTGGAACACGTCGGCCAACTCGCCAGCCTGGCCTACAGGCGCCAGCAGGCCGACCGCCGCATCGCATACCAGGCGCACCACGATGCGCTGACCGGCCTGTACAACCGCCACGCTTTCCAAACGTGCCTGGAAACGGCACTGAAAGACGTCAGACACGGTGCCCCCCCCTACGTGCTGTGTTATTTCGACCTGGACCAGTTCAAACTGGTCAACGATACTTGCAGTCATGCAGCCGGAGACGCGCTCTTGTGCCAGATCGCCCAGCTGATCCGCCAGCAGCTGACCCCTGGCGACTGCTTCGCCCGCCTGGGTGGCGACGAATTCGCCCTATTGTTGCGCCATTGTCCCCTGGATCGGGCGCTGGAACGGCTGCAAAAGATCCGCGCCACGCTCAACGACTGGCCTTTCGTCTGGGAAGGGCGGACCTTCCACGTCAGCGCCAGTTTCGGCGTGGTTCCCCTGTCATCTGAACCGACCAGCGCGGAAACCGCCCTCAGCCACGCCGATGCCGCCTGTT comes from Methylomarinovum tepidoasis and encodes:
- a CDS encoding VOC family protein: MSGYRFHLHHVSLLVSDTRRALDFYCGVLGMAQTERPDLPFPGAWLQIAEHQQIHLLELPSPDPVEGRPAHGGRDRHFALVVPDLEVIRRALEAAGWPYSPSKSGRRALFCRDPDGNAVEFFEKGVVAGTERLFPDP
- a CDS encoding multicopper oxidase family protein, with amino-acid sequence MNTKKQTFKVFAGIILSLSALAAQADWKVALNILGHPMKKAGEALELNLETQGDEGLADIYLAVKKLPDGPFSFISSDSSATQFTTEPHPYATGITNKNTNHRFEIPKLSRDIPAGKYAFYAVAVPVGANVFNQDAWLSPLAIKEIFFVNNNNTLPVPPLLTGTLNDAGQKVFELNLQRGQKSFLPGTSTETFGINGDYLGPTIRLSKGDKALFKVTNHLGERTTIHWHGAHVPAAMDGGPHQVIEAGETWQPSFEIMQPAATLWYHPHLHGKTGEHVYKGLAGFFIVDDEVSDSLPLPKTYGVDDIPIVIQDRNIDPDGTMNYTINNMENMMGFRGAYILVNGAVTPTLETKAQMIRLRLLNGSNARIYNFGFSDNRTFYQIATDGGLLQTPVPMNRLRLAPGERAEILLDLRQDINNYLILKSYSEETTPSLMRDSMMSRGRMMSDDLDMQTFDVMYIRIGEIGDNGASLPSQLTSIDWLQSATAVRTRTFVLGMGMGMGMGRRFSQSTERHMFTINGQSFDMNRIDETVRLGDTEIWVIRNQSMAHPFHMHDVQFQILDRNGAPPSASEKGWKDTVLVMPNETVRVIARFDDFADPDHAYMYHCHILEHEDDGMMGQFIVVP
- the ubiG gene encoding bifunctional 2-polyprenyl-6-hydroxyphenol methylase/3-demethylubiquinol 3-O-methyltransferase UbiG, coding for MPQENVHPEEIAKFTSKAERWWDPEGELWTLHRVNPLRIQFIRETAAIEDKRIVDVGCGGGILSEALAKAGAAEVLGIDLSAELIDVAELHALEQGVDNVKYERISAEALAEHEPESFDLVTCMEMLEHVPRPASVVAACARLAKPGGKVFFSTLNRNLKSYLLAIVGAEYVLGMIPKGTHEYEKFIRPSELAAWARAVDLEPVAIRGIEYNPLTKRFSLSDDIDVNYLMAFEKAP
- a CDS encoding TRZ/ATZ family hydrolase, translated to MEPVDILIQAGWIIPVVPAGELLVDGAVAVADGRIVALCSREEAERRFQAAETVSLPDHALIPGLVNAHTHAAMTLLRGITDDVPLMEWLNDHIWPREVRWVDADFVRTGTRLAVAEMLRSGTTCFADMYFFPDAAWEVVRETGIRAALGLIFVDFPTPWARCPEEYLEKNRALLQNCPADDQIQWLLAPHAPYSVGDATFERIAELADHANLRVHLHLHETAQEIHESLDRYGERPLARLDRLELVNECLLAAHMVHLTEEEIETVAERGVHVLHCPESNLKLASGFCPVARLADRDAALALGTDGAASNNDLDLIGEMRTAALLAKGVAGDPEALPAARVLEMATLGGAEALHFDHCIGSLEPGKYADIVAVDLGRPETQPCYDPISQIVYAATREQVTDVWVGGQQLLTQRRLTRLDWTALKAEIRPWEIRLAEPLEQLE
- a CDS encoding GGDEF domain-containing protein, which encodes MRQERATLEVIHNPAFQQKEPIATPEQIQRLELSGILQTTLVLDQLLQLFSQAIRQWVPHDGFHYRYQDLGLQIRGGERAVHSCHYTLTLEGESLGELTLTRRKRFSEKELETFETLLCSLFYPLRNALLYYRALESAHTDPLTGVYNRTALDSAMQREWKLAQRLHTPLSILVLDIDHFKAINDTYGHPAGDAALVKIADCLRQGVRASDIIFRYGGEEFVILLSNTDTEGATLLAQRLRRRIRDMDCSDIAPNLRITTSIGVATLNHPEETPEQMLKRADDALYRAKRQGRDRVVTA
- a CDS encoding SDR family NAD(P)-dependent oxidoreductase, whose translation is MRIPIPLPTPDTLAGRVILVTGAAGALGRVAVAACLSAGAEVILLDRDVPALERLRDEILTRQPGAALGLFPFDLAGAGPEHYRELAATLERHAPCLDGLLHSAAHLDHLEPIACLPPERWFRSLQVNLHAPYLLVHHLLPLLQRSSDASVVFTSDSSARQAEAYWGAYGVGKVAVEALARILGREWQVNDHLRANVLVPGPVATPMRHRAFPGTEKDLTGPHSLAKLYVYLLGPESRDHSGQVFTFQDENHVLRSG
- the htpX gene encoding protease HtpX; amino-acid sequence: MLRILLFVATNAAVLVMITALFQWLGLGEFLDRQGVHLNLTALLIMSALIGMTGSIVSLALSKWMAKTSMGVYVIDRPQNRTEAWLVSTVERLARQAGIGMPEVGIFPSPDPNAFATGMDRNDALVAVSTGLLETMDAEEIEAVLGHEVSHVANGDMVTLALLQGVLNTFVYFFATIIGHIVDRTLFQSADEEGNYYGYGPGYYITQMLAQIALGILATIIVMWFSRWREFRADAGGARLAGRHKMIAALEALRRYAEPRDLPGEFAAFGINGGIGRGLARLFMSHPPIEERIEALRRMRG
- the sufT gene encoding putative Fe-S cluster assembly protein SufT translates to MFYGQGESIVLQRDVEAVRVPDGEPVKLHKDEIVTLYQALGGSYTVLTEDGTMARISAGDADALGKEPPVIPDLREGTDPETVKHNVWQVLKTIYDPEIPVNIVDLGLVYHVRITPIEEGKNRVEIVMTLTAPGCGMGPVIQQDVEMAVKNLPGVEEVQVEVVFDPPWSRDMMTEAAKLQLGMI
- a CDS encoding HAD family hydrolase, with the protein product MTLQCILFDLDGTLLDTLPDLALAVNTVLAEEGRQPLAEAVIRMAVSDGAPGMVRLAFGEDQDKEDFARRMARLREVYLDHLTDRTRLFPGMETVLEDIEGRGLKWGIVTNKRRYMTIPLLRELGLLARTDAVVCGDDTPLGKPNPQPLWLACREAGVEATRCVYVGDAARDIEAGRRAGMITVAVGYGYLAPEDKPERWGADHLIEHPGEIHSLLEGWLPTARPAGTVSAA